Proteins encoded by one window of Brienomyrus brachyistius isolate T26 chromosome 1, BBRACH_0.4, whole genome shotgun sequence:
- the LOC125742368 gene encoding chondroitin sulfate glucuronyltransferase-like, with protein sequence MRVYSLLAFFRPAFPLILGLSLGCSLSLLMVSWNQEEPEEPCNSELANGGLVPGRPKGDPQSNHRDLANEDFQPRVIPYQRDPSKPHRKVLRTRYIHTELGIRERLLVGVLTSRATLNTLAVAVNRTVAHHAHRTFFFTGLRSAKLPHGMTVVAHGDDRPVWLMYETVRHLHQHHGTDYDWFYLAQDDTYTHAERLAELVGHLSSGQDLYMGRPEEFIGGEERARYCHGGYGYLLSRSLLARLQPHLDTCRNDILSVRPDEWLGRCIIDYLGLNCVEEHQEMRYRYFELGKNADPEREDSLQFKNAFTVHPVSEPDLMYRLHKHFSQIELDQTYLQIQQLQVQISNLSELTPEGKTAASWPIGINPPFQPKTRFEVISWEYFTEEHIYSCTNGAPKCELRGADKADISVVLETAVERLNERYQPQLRFRMHRLLNGYRRFDPTRGMEYTLDLVLEAFTQKGHSQVIAKRVGLLRPLSSIEIIPMPYVTEATRVQVILPITANNQDYVGNFLDTYAMNALDTHDNVLLTFLLIYDQFDAQRVKEEDVFAGVKSMIGEVEKRYSDVKIPWISVKTEVPSQVKLMDIISKKHPVDTLFFMANVWTEVNGDFLNRCRMNAINNWQVFFPIHFQEYNPAIMYREQQPSAAGSPFSSDPLRNGHFDRHVFDESCFYNVDYMAARTKMTTDILDNDELLESMDVYDIFIRYSGLHVFRAVEPALVQKHVRRPCNPRFSEDIYQRCILSNLEGLASRSHLAMALFEQEQANST encoded by the exons ATGCGCGTCTACTCCCTGCTTGCCTTCTTCCGGCCGGCGTTTCCCCTCATTCTAGGGCTCTCACTGGGGTGCAGCCTCAGTCTGCTTATGGTATCCTGGAACCAGGAGGAGCCCGAGGAACCCTGTAACAGTGAGCTGGCTAATGGTGGGCTTGTGCCAGGGAGACCAAAGGGTGACCCCCAGAGCAATCACAGAGACTTGGCTAATGAGGATTTCCAGCCTCGCGTCATTCCATACCAGAGGGACCCTAGCAAGCCACATAGGAAAGTGCTTAG GACCCGTTACATTCACACAGAGCTGGGAATCCGAGAGCGCCTCCTGGTGGGCGTGTTGACTTCCCGCGCCACCCTCAACACGCTGGCGGTGGCTGTGAACCGTACTGTGGCCCATCACGCTCACCGCACCTTTTTCTTCACTGGCTTGCGCAGTGCCAAGCTGCCGCACGGCATGACTGTAGTTGCCCACGGCGACGACCGGCCCGTCTGGCTCATGTATGAGACGGTTCGGCACCTGCACCAGCACCATGGTACTGACTACGACTGGTTCTACCTGGCGCAGGACGACACGTACACGCATGCCGAACGGCTGGCAGAGTTGGTGGGCCACTTGAGCTCCGGCCAGGACCTCTACATGGGCCGGCCGGAGGAGTTCATCGGCGGGGAGGAGCGTGCACGTTACTGCCACGGCGGGTATGGCTACCTGCTCTCCCGCAGCCTGCTGGCCCGCTTGCAGCCCCACCTGGACACCTGCCGCAATGACATCCTGAGCGTCAGGCCCGACGAGTGGCTCGGCCGCTGCATCATCGACTACTTGGGTCTGAACTGCGTggaagagcaccag GAGATGCGTTACCGCTACTTCGAGCTGGGGAAGAATGCGGACCCGGAGCGTGAGGACAGCCTGCAGTTTAAGAACGCCTTTACGGTCCACCCAGTCTCGGAGCCAGACCTCATGTACCGTTTGCACAAGCATTTCAGCCAGATCGAGTTGGACCAGACGTACTTGCAGATTCAGCAGCTACAG GTCCAGATCAGTAACTTAAGTGAGCTGACGCCAGAGGGTAAAACCGCAGCCAGCTGGCCAATCGGCATAAATCCGCCGTTCCAGCCTAAGACGCGTTTTGAAGTCATCAGCTGGGAGTACTTCACGGAGGAGCACATTTACTCATGCACTAACGGCGCCCCCAAGTGTGAGCTGCGGGGCGCGGATAAGGCTGACATCAGTGTCGTGCTGGAGACTGCAGTGGAACGCCTGAACGAGCGTTACCAGCCCCAGCTTCGCTTCCGCATGCACCGGCTCCTGAATGGCTACCGCCGCTTCGACCCCACGCGCGGCATGGAGTACACCCTGGACCTGGTCCTGGAAGCTTTCACCCAGAAAGGCCACAGCCAGGTCATTGCCAAGCGGGTGGGTCTTCTCCGTCCCCTCAGCTCCATAGAGATCATCCCCATGCCTTATGTTACAGAGGCTACTCGGGTTCAAGTCATCCTGCCCATCACCGCTAATAACCAGGATTATGTGGGGAACTTCCTGGATACGTATGCGATGAATGCCTTGGACACACACGACAATGTTCTTCTTACCTTCCTCCTCATCTACGACCAGTTCGATGCTCAGAGGGTCAAGGAGGAAGACGTTTTTGCTGGGGTCAAGTCAATGATCGGAGAGGTTGAAAAGCGGTACAGCGACGTGAAGATCCCATGGATCAGTGTGAAAACTGAGGTGCCTTCGCAGGTCAAGCTCATGGACATCATTTCCAAGAAGCACCCAGTGGACACTCTGTTTTTTATGGCGAACGTCTGGACCGAGGTGAACGGTGACTTCCTGAACCGTTGCCGTATGAATGCTATAAATAATTGGCAGGTCTTCTTCCCCATTCACTTCCAGGAGTATAACCCAGCCATTATGTATCGCGAGCAGCAGCCCTCTGCCGCAGGCTCCCCCTTCAGCTCTGACCCTTTGCGCAACGGCCACTTTGACCGGCATGTCTTTGACGAATCCTGCTTCTACAATGTGGACTACATGGCTGCTCGCACCAAGATGaccactgacatcctggacaacgACGAGCTCCTGGAAAGCATGGACGTCTATGATATCTTTATCCGCTACTCTGGCCTCCATGTGTTCCGGGCCGTGGAGCCGGCACTAGTCCAGAAGCATGTGCGCCGGCCCTGCAACCCTCGCTTCAGTGAAGACATCTACCAGCGTTGTATACTGAGCAACCTAGAGGGCCTTGCGTCTCGCTCGCACCTGGCCATGGCTCTCTTTGAGCAAGAGCAAGCTAACAGCACCTAG
- the LOC125750328 gene encoding LOW QUALITY PROTEIN: ATP-binding cassette sub-family F member 2-like (The sequence of the model RefSeq protein was modified relative to this genomic sequence to represent the inferred CDS: inserted 2 bases in 1 codon): MPQWVRAVLAAGGESTQSGMAGLTLDEFELRKTEAWAVMGVLVSHPSSTDVHISSLSLTSHGQELLSATSLELNSGRRCGLISLNGTGKSVLLSAIGHRELPVPEHINIVHLTREMPPSQKTALQCVMEVDQERILLEKEAGRLALEDCECPLAVLAFGKRSAQDEAQSKEKTLQKMVTSGFTECIVNDEIPPLLIMVQNVSFRYSADMGCDFSECLCVCLWLYTSVLCYMEGPFQLAVCSTHGTFQRNTKKLKLVLLPLFPPWGERTRCAFCQVSPIRSLSDGQKGRVCFSWLAWQCPHMLFLDEPTNHLDVETIDALADAINDYEGGRMLVSHDFWLIQQVDQEIWVCENQTITKWNGDILAYKEQLXSKFTRQTHDI; encoded by the exons ATGCCTCAGtgggtcagagctgttttggcgGCAGGAGGGGAATCTACACAATCAG GCATGGCCGGCTTGACACTGGACGAGTTCGAGCTGAGGAAGACGGAGGCGTGGGCCGTGATGGGCGTGCTGGTCTCGCATCCCAGCAGCACAGACGTGCACATCAGCAGCCTGTCCCTTACCTCCCATGGCCAGGAGCTGCTCAGCGCCACCAGCCTGGAGCTCAACTCGGGCCGCCGCTGTGGCCTCATCAGCCTTAACGGCACAG GGAAGTCCGTGCTGCTGTCAGCCATCGGCCACCGTGAGCTGCCCGTCCCAGAGCACATCAACATCGTCCACCTGACGCGTGAGATGCCTCCCAGCCAGAAGACGGCGCTACAGTGCGTCATGGAGGTGGATCAGGAGAGGATCCTGTTGGAGAAGGAGGCCGGGCGCCTGGCCCTCGAGGACTGTGAGTGTCCGCTGGCTGTCCTGGCTTTTGGGAAGAGATCGGCACAGGATGAG GCGCAGAGCAAGGAGAAGACCTTGCAGAAGATGGTGACGTCGGGCTTTACGGAATGCATAGTGAATGACGAG ATCCCGCCTCTGCTTATCATGGTGCAGAATGTGAGCTTTAGATACTCAGCCGACATG GGGTGTGATTTCTcagaatgtctgtgtgtgtgtctctggctGTACACGTCTGTTTTATGTTATATGGAGGGACCATTTCAGTTAGCTGTCTGTAGCACTCATGGCACTTTTCAAAGAAATACGAAGAAGCTTAAGCTTGTTCTGCTGCCGCTCTTTCCCCCATGGGGAGAAAGGACTAGATGTGCCTTTTGTCAGGTGAGCCCCATCCGGAGCCTCTCCGACGGTCAGAAGGGCCGGGTCTGCTTCTCCTGGCTGGCATGGCAGTGTCCTCATATGCTCTTCCTGGATGAGCCCACCAACCACTTGGATGTCGAGACCATCGACGCCCTGGCAGATGCCATCAACGACTACGAGGGCGGCAGGATGCTGGTCAGCCACGACTTCTGGCTCATCCAGCAG GTGGACCAAGAGATCTGGGTCTGCGAGAATCAGACGATCACCAAATGGAATGGAGACATCTTGGCGTACAAGGAGCAGTT GTCAAAGTttaccaggcagacacacgacATCTAA
- the LOC125742392 gene encoding E3 ubiquitin-protein ligase TRIM39-like: MSAPCVCSLHGSALIIFCDRCRELLCEDCLTSDEHRNHGFVRLRDACKEQIDEVTKQAQKLSIKYTKTSDVIARVSKTKKYHEEKFDKATMTVNNLYEELIKLIKKNQEQALLLIRGLKESRGMGLDRLAWEVDKTNQRAVNIGKAVARLRQNLEGNNVSTLLEIKGLQSSIEAVDDFYKMLEETTDADTTRLRALVNSVEKILQKNQKLLPRPWEFAENLTFDEKTADSNLSTSGDKTQVRYSNRLPSKGAKSFANILAAQCFTSGRHYWEVEVKGAESWTVGVVEQGWQQKGNRRALGEDCQSWGLQLDSGRLLALHDDEATSLKGSEFERLGIFLDSDKGQLQFYDVVIGQALHIFYNKFKNSVHPAFSVGHEGGITSQLILCHLVPQHQHLQANLNNDSET, encoded by the exons ATGTCAGCTCCGTGCGTGTGCAGCCTCCACGGCAGCGCCTTGATCATCTTCTGCGACCGCTGCCGGGAGCTGCTCTGCGAGGACTGCCTGACCAGCGACGAGCACAGGAACCACGGCTTTGTCCGCTTACGGGACGCCTGTAAGGAGCAGATC GACGAGGTCACAAAACAAGCCCAAAAGCTGTCGATCAAGTATACAAAAACGAGCGACGTTATCGCACGTGTATCGAAAACGAAGAAATATCATGAG GAGAAATTTGACAAGGCCACAATGACTGTGAACAATTTGTACGAGGAACTAATAAAACTAATAAAGAAGAACCAGGAGCAGGCACTGCTTCTGATCCGAGGGTTGAAAGAGAGCAGGGGAATGGGGCTGGACAGGTTGGCCTGGGAAGTCGATAAGACCAACCAGAGGGCTGTTAACATCGGCAAAGCTGTGGCTCGGCTTCGACAGAACCTGGAAGGCAACAACGTGTCCACATTATTG GAAATCAAAGGACTACAAAGTAG TATTGAAGCCGTAGATGACTTCTACAAGATGCTTGAGGAGACAACGGATGCGGACACCACAAGGCTGAGAGCACTAGTGAACTCTGTCGAGAAAATTCTCCAGAAGAACCAGAAGCTGCTGCCCCGGCCATGGGAAT TTGCAGAGAACCTGACTTTTGATGAGAAGACAGCCGACAGCAATTTATCTACATCAGGTGACAAAACCCAGGTTCGCTATTCCAACAGGCTTCCAAGCAAGGGAGCAAAAAGCTTCGCTAACATCCTGGCAGCTCAGTGCTTCACAAGTGGCCGTCACTACTGGGAGGTGGAGGTGAAGGGTGCTGAGAGCTGGACTGTAGGAGTCGTGGAACAAGGCTGGCAGCAGAAGGGCAATAGACGCGCACTTGGTGAAGACTGCCAGTCGTGGGGACTGCAGCTAGATAGTGGCAGACTGCTGGCCTTACATGACGATGAAGCCACAAGCCTTAAAGGGTCTGAATTTGAGCGTCTAGGCATTTTCCTTGACAGCGACAAGGGACAACTGCAGTTTTACGACGTGGTTATCGGACAGGCTTTGCACATTTTctacaataaattcaagaattCCGTCCACCCTGCTTTCAGCGTTGGCCATGAAGGCGGTATCACTTCGCAACTCATCCTCTGTCACCTTGTGCctcagcaccagcacctgcagGCAAACCTGAACAATGATTCTGAAACCTGA